The DNA segment TCATGTTCTACGAGCCTCCGGGGATCATCTCCGACGAGGTCTTTGAAGTGGCCCGGAGGCACGCATCGCGTGTGTTCGCCCCGGACCCGCGGGCGACCCATCCGATCGTCCTCCCGGCCACCTGGTGGATTCATGAGCCGCTTGCGAGCCTCAGGGAGCTGGAGGCGCCCACCCTGGAGTCGAAGCCGATCCCGCTCGCGGCGGTGTCCTCGGGCAAGGCCCTTATCCCTGGCCACGCCGAGCGCACCCGGTTTTTCGGACTGCTCCGGGAGGCAGGCATCCCGCTGGAACTCTTCGGCAAGGGCCTTCCTGCTGGGCTCAGCCCGCGCGGGCCGGTGCACGCCAAGTCCATGTGCTTCCGCCCCGCCCAGTTTGCGCTCGCCATCGAGAACTACGCCCAGGGTGACCTGTACGTTTCGGAGAAACTCTGGGACCCACTTCTGTGCTGGACCGTTCCGCTGTACTACGGCTCTCGCGCCGCCGATTCCATTATCCCGCCGGAGTCCTTCATCCGCCTCCCCGACCTTGGGGTCCGTGGAGTGGAGACCGTGCGGCAGGTCCTCTCGACTCCCGGTCTCTGGGAGGCAAGACTTCCGGCTCTCGCCGAGGCTCGGTGGCGCGCGCTGACGGACCTCAGGCTCGTCGTCTGGGCTCGGCGGACGCTTTTCTAGGGCGACCGCCCGGCGGCCCACAGGATTCCTCGTGACGACACCGCAACAGCCCGTGCCCCCCGATTCCGCGTTCGTGATGCCGCTCCTGCTGGTCATCGGCTCGGTGCTGCTCCTGATTCTCGTGGTGCTCCTGCTGCGGATGAGCAGGCTCGGTGCCCGCCTTCGCCGGTTCGATGCTCGCGTCAAGCGGGCAGAGGGCGATCTGCTCAGGACGCGCCGGAGCATCGGCGCTCTCCGCGTAGCACAGTCCCTCGCGGCCGCGGGCCGCGCTCCGGCGCTCCCGTTTCGGTTTGCATCGCAGTACGGTGAGGATCTGTTTCTCTACGATCTCTTTGAGGGAAAGACGGACGGCCTCTACATCGAAGTCGGCGCCTATGACGGATACACCTGCAGCGTGACCTACGCGTTTGAGGCGATGGGGTGGTCGGGCGTTCTGATCGAGGCCATTCCAGAGCGGTACAAGGCGTGCCTCGAACGGCGCCCGGGCAGTCAGGTCGCCCACGCCGCCCTCGGTCGACGAGGGTCCACCGGGAACACCACGTTCACCGTCGTCGGCGATGCGGGCGATCCCGGTTCGGAGATGCTCTCGTTCCTCTCAAAGAGCCCCGCCCACGCCCGGCTCCTGAAGCGCTCGAAGGCACCCCGCCGGGAGGTCACGGTCCCGCTGTCCACGATGGACGAGGTCCTTGCCGCCGCCGAGCGTGCGGCCCCGCCGGGACGGCCGTCGATCGCTGGTCGGCCGATCGACTTTGCCGTCGTCGACGTTGAGGGGGCCGAGATCGAGGTGTTCGAGGGCTTCGATCTCGAAGCCCGCCGCGTCCGAGTGCTCGTGGTTGAGGACATGGAGCCCCGGAATGCGGCAAGCCCCTCCGCGTACCTCTCGCGGCGGCATTACACCATTGCGGCGCGGGTCGGGGTGTCGAGCGTCTTCATCCGGTCCGATGAGCCCGATCTCATCCGGCGAGCCCGCATGCTTACGCAGCCGGCGGATTGACGGGCGGCGGGGCGTTCTCCGCGCGTGGCCTGTGGGCCGACGCGGTGAAGCCATGCAGCAGGCTTCGGCGTGGAGCGTGACCCGGTTCGCCGGGACGCAGGCCATCGATCTCCGGGGTCCTCCAGATCAGCATCGCCAGCCCGGCAAGCCCGAGCGTGATCCCCATCGCTCCGATGGCGACCTGCACACCCGGTCCATCGTCGGGCGATCCGCTGGCCAGTTCCGAAATCCCCCCGGCGATCAGCGCGCCCAGTGGAGTAGCCCCGAACGCCGCGGTGTTGCACACGGCCATGGCCCGACCACGCATGCGGTCATCGACGAGCAACTGGATCGCCGAGAAGGCCTGATTGAAGACCAGCAGCCAGAACAACCCGATGAAGAACAACCACAGCCCGCCCATGACAAACGACTCGGTCCCCGCAAAGAGCGTGATCGCTGCGCCCGCCCCGAGAACTGAGGCCGGTATCGAGTGGTGCCGCGGGTACCACCCCGGGACAATCCGCAGCACGAAGACGCCCGCGACTGCTCCCGCGCCCATCATGGCCAGCAGCGTGCCGTAGGTGTCCGAGAGTTTGTGGTAGACGCCGGTGATGAACAGCGGCAGCATGGTGAGCATTGGCCCGCCGAGCGCCGCGAATATGACGATGGCGAGGAATACGGCGCGGGGCCCGCGATTGCGGAACATCCACGAAACCGCCTCCGCGGTTTGTCCGGCCGCGCTCACTCCATCCCGCTGTGGGGCGGGAGCGTCCGGCGTAAGCCACACGGCCCAGAGCACGCCGATGAATGAGGCCGTGTTGATGAGGAACAGCACCGTCGCACCGTGCGAGGAAGACCAGAGGATCGTTCCAGATATATTCAGTCCGGCCAGAAACCACCCGCCCAGAGCCGGTCCGATGACTCGGGCGAGGTTGAACTGCAGCCCGTTCAGTGCGATGGCGCTGGAGAGTTCCTCCCTCGGAACCAGCCGCGGCGTAAGCACCTGCCACGCGGGAACATTGAACGCCATCGTCGTGCCTTGTGCGAGGCTCAGGATCAGGAGCACGTTAGTCAGGTCTTTCTGACGGGTGGGTAGCCCTGCGAACAGGTAGCTGGCAAGGGCCATCCCCGCGGCGATGACCATCATGATCGCTTGGGTCACGATCAGAAGTGTCTTGCGGTTGACGCGATCGGCCACCACCCCGCCCGCCAGCCCAAGCAGGAGCATCGGGACCATCTGCGCCGCGGCGAGCAAGCTCAGGGTGAGGGCCGAGCCCGAGAGTCCGACGATCCAGCGGACACCAGTGCTCTCCATCCATGATCCGATGCTGGATCCCATGGCGCCGATCCAGACCACCCGGAATGTACGGTGCCGCAGCACGGTCCAGGAAAACGAGCCCCTGTGCACGGGTTTGGCGGCTGGAGTGGGGTTCGGGGCAGCCGACGGAAGGGCCGCCGGCCGCGGGGAATTGGCCTGCGCCCCCTCCGATCCCGGATTCTGCTCCGGCCTGCTCGCCTCCGCCTGCTTCACGGGACGATGCTATGCGTCCGCGGGCTATCCTCACACCGATGTTTGTCGATCAGGCACGAATCCGGGTGAAGGCGGGCGACGGCGGGAACGGCGTGGTCTCGTGGCGCCGCGAGAAGTATGTCCCCAAGGGTGGTCCCACCGGAGGCGACGGCGGCCGCGGCGGCGATGTCGTCTTCGTCGCCGACGAGAACATCAATACGCTGCTGGATTTCCGCGGACGGCCGGAATGGGTCGCCCAGCCGGGCGAGCCGGGTCGGGGCAAGCAGCAGCACGGCGCCGATGGGACAGACTGCATCATCCGTGTTCCCCCGGGCACCATCATCTACGACGACGACACCGGCGAGGTGATCGTGGACCTGGGACCTTCGCAGCGAGAGGTCATCGCACGCGGCGGCAAAGGGGGCTTCGGAAACGAGCACTTCAAAACGTCGACCAACCAGGCGCCCAAGTCGGCCAGTCCGGGCCAGCCCGGCGAGCAGCGAGCGGTCCGGCTGGAGCTCAAGCTCATCGCGGATGTCGGCATCATCGGGATGCCCAACGCCGGCAAGTCGACGCTGCTCTCGGTGCTCACGGATGCCACGCCGAAGATCGCGGACTATCCGTTCACCACGCTCGCCCCGCAACTGGGTATCGCGAGCGTCGATGAGAGCCGTCGCCTGGTGCTGGCCGACATCCCCGGGCTGATCGCCGGTGCTTCAGACGGCGCGGGACTCGGGCACGACTTCCTCCGCCACATCGAGCGAACCCGGGTGCTCCTGCACCTGCTCGACCTGTCGCCGCTCGACGGGTCGAATCCCGCGCAGAACTACTCCGTCGTTCGCGCGGAGCTGACCCGCTACTCACCCCAACTCGCGGAAAAGCCCGAACTGGTCGTGCTCTCCAAGGCGGACCTGGTCGACAGCGACGAGGCAAGCCGCAAGGTGAAGACGATCTGCGCCGAGATCGGGCTCGTCCCCGAGCGAGACGTTCTCGTCATTTCTTCGGCGCAGCGGGCGGGGCTCAAGCCGCTGCTCCAGCGGCTGTGGGCGATGGTTCACCCCAAGAGCTCTCAGCAGACCGACGGGTGGAAGCCCTCCGCCATCAACCAGCCGTAGTGCAACGCTTCACCGGCTGGCGCAGCACCGTCCGCTGGTTCTCGGGCGCCACGCGACTCGGATCGGTCAGGTAGATTTCGTGGTGGTGTCCGTCGGGAACCAGATCGTGCGCGGGGAGGTACTCCCTGTGCAGCCGGTTGATCGTCGGGACCTCGGCCTCTGGCGGGCCGACATGCATGGTCTGTACGCTGAGGCCCTCGCGATAGACCTCCAGCCGAAGGCCCGCGGGCGACTCGCCCAGGCGTGCCTGAGCCGCGGAAACAGCGTCCTCAAACATCGGCACGGTCAGCCAATCTGGCTCGTAGACGATCATCATCCGCCAGTTCATCTTTTCCCGGTTGCCGCTGACGAAGTCCGTCGGGTCGTCCGCCCACCAGAGGCACTCGAGCGGCGGCTGGACGAAGCTCTTCCCCATCCGCTCCCGGGCGACACGCTTCAGCGGATGGATCGCAGCAAAGAGCCACTTCGCCGCGTGCTCGAGCGGCGAGCGGTCCGCGGCCCCGTGCCCGTCGATCATGATGAACCGCATGTCGGGCACGTCCACCTGCACGAACTCGTTCGGTCGCGGCAGGTACAGTTCCTTCAGCCTGGCTTGCAGATCGGGTTCTCTCATATTCTGCCCCCGGATCGCGCCCACTGTCGTCACTACTCGCTCCTGGCTTCGCGATCGACGGAGCCGTTGACGACCACGGACGTTCCCGCGGCCAGGTCGGCGATGTGGCGGCCCATCGGGTCAGAGAGCGCAAACACGCACAGCGGTGGGGCCGACCACTTGACGAAGTTCCGCACCGCCGCCTGCCAGATCGTGGGCCGGAACAGGCCCGACGGCGGCCTGCCGGAGGCGGGGAGCGCGTGGGTGGCCGGAGTGGTGGGGGGGCGGAGGTTGGCCACGCGGCAGCCTGTTGCCAGTTTCCCGATCGATCCGCCCACAGCCCACTCTCCGATCGTCCCCAGCGCGCCGGCGATGCCGAGTGTGGTGAGCAGCGGCCAGATGTCGTCGATCGGCGACAGGATGGCGGAGGGACCGATGATCTCCAAGACGTTCACATCGTGGATCCGGCCCGCGATGATCGCCGCGAGGCTCACGTCGATGGCTGTGGCAACGAGGCGCCGCATGGGCGGGGCCACCGCGCACCGTGCGGGCAGCGACGGCGACAGGACACCCCTGGGTCGCAGCAGCGAAACGATCACCGCCGCGGTTACGCCCACCATCATCACAGCCAGCAGCCCAAGCTCACGCTTTGACAGGACCGTGGCCTGCACCGCCGGTCCCTCAAAGAGCAGACGGCCCGAGGCGAGCGAGACCTCGCGGATCTCAAACCGTGCGCCGCGGTGTGGATCTCCCTCGGGCCGCTCCTGGCACCAGAGAATCGCGACCGAGTCCGTGCTCGGGAGGGCGACGATCGATGCTGACCGCGGCACCCCCTTCACCACAGCACGCTGCACCGGCCCCGCCGGACGCAATAGCGAGAGACTCACGTCACCCGCGTCCGTCCAGCGGGCCATGACCGGTGTGTCGTCAACAACTAGAAACCGGCAGTCGTGCAACTGGGACGGCTCAAGCGGAAGATTGATTTGCTGTTTCGTCCACGCGACGAGTGGGCCCGCCGGGCTGTCCCCCGAGGGGGTCGACGGTCGAAGCTGCGCTGTCCACAGATCACGGGGTTCGCTGCGGTCAGCGGGCACAACGAGAAGTCCGACGCCCTGCAGGCTCGGCAGGAGCACTGCCGCATCACGTGGTCCGGGCGGCTCCGGGGGCAGTTCGGGGAAGGCCGCACTCTCGTGCCACGGCAGTGGGACCTCTTCCCACCGGTCGCCGCCATCGATCAGAAGCCGCAGCCCAGGATCCTCACCAGAACCGATGACCAGAGCCGCCGGCCCGGCCAGGGTGCCGACAAGCCCCTTGACCGTGATCTCACCGGTGAGCGGTGGGAGCGACTCGTAGCGACCCTCCGGGGTGTTGTACCACGTGCTGCCCGTGCCCCGGGCCGCCTCGATCGTCGAAACGGCGAGTACCGGCGGAATGCGGGCGTCGACCGGGGGTTCGGTGATCACATAAACGCGGCGACCCCAGCTTGCGGTTGCAATCGGCGGCTCGTCGAGCCATCCGGCGATGCGAACCGACCCGCGTGGTACTCGGTGCTCTCCCTCCCGCGGCGCCAGGTGGATCAGGACATACCGCGGCTCCGGCGCCGAGAGCGCCAGCCCAAGCCCGGTACCCTTCTTCTCCGGCGCGGGGCCCGTGTCGAGCACCACCCATCCGTGGCCGGCAACGGGTCCTGTTCCGTCACCCGCGCCAAAGGCCACGGCCGCCGCGAGCGCAGAAGTCAGAATCAGGATGAACGCGGCCAGATGCAGTCTCACGCTGCATCATTGCCTCGCACCGGCACCCCAGCCGGACCAGTCACCGCTTTGGGGCAGGCATCCCAGGCACTGCTTAACGCGGAGAGTCAAGATCGGTCACCGATTCCACCTGGAACACCCTGACCAGTTCGTCGAAGTTGAACGCATCGGGCTTCATGACCCGCCGGCCGTCCTGCAGGTCGTAGAGGTTGAGCCGGATGAGCGAGCCGCTCGGGACATGGAGCACCGCGAGCTCCGACGCCATCCGCGGTCCCGAACTGGCGCCGGTGATCCGCACGTAGGCATACTCGTTCAGGTCGGCGATGATCTCGACCGTGCGGTCCGGCGAGAACAGTTCGACCTTCCGAGGTTCGAACGATTCCGGATCGAGCCAGAGCCTCTGCAGACCCCCAGAGTCGGTGCGGGTCGTCACGCCAACCAGGCGGCCGTCGGCCGACCACTGCGTGGCGCCCAGTACCTGTCCGCCACCCGGCCCATTGGCGCCGACGGGGAGCGGCACAATCCCCAGGACCCGAATCACATCCAGCGGCCGAATGGTCAGCCCTGGCGTACGGGGATCAAGCCTTGCGGCATCGAACGTTGCGTGACGGCCGACGTGGGCAACCGGCGTGTCGACGACATCGAACCACCAGTAGCGATCCGCATCGCACCCAAACCAGAAAAGCCGCTTTCCTGCCTTGTTCAGGCTGAGCGCCAGGTGGTCGGGGCGGATAACTTGGAGGGTGCCCTCACCCTGTTCCGTGCGTTGTGTCCCGTCCTCGGAGAACGTCAGCCGCACCGTCGCGGGCGCGTACACCTGACTCAACAGCGAGACGCGGTTGTTGTACGCCTCGGCCACCGTCGCGTAGGCCGGCGGCGGCGATTCTCGTGCCACCGACGACGGCGCCTTCGGCCCATCCCCGTTGCAGCCGGATGCCGCGGCCGCGAGGCAGGCCAGGCCAAGCCTCATCCACCCGCGCCGGTTCATCATGGCGCCGCATTCCCCGGCGATTCAGGCCCCGGGGTGCCGGTCTCGCCACTGCCTGCCATCACCGCCGTCAACTGCTCCGTGACATCGAGAATCGTGGCATCGTCCAGACCCGGATCGATGACCTCGGTCGCTGCTGGCGTGCCTTCATCGCGGGGCCCCTTGGGCCTGACCAGCATCGTCGACCCACGGGTGGCCTCGCAGACGAGCAGACGCTTGCGGATCAGAATCAAGGCCAGGACGTATCGAAACGCAAGGCGTCTCGGCTCGGTTGTGTCGGCAAGTTGCTCGAATAGATCGACCAGGGCGGCATCGTCGACGAGCACCCGCCGTTTCGCATCCGGCGCCGCAACGACCGCCCGCCACGTCGCGAACACCAGATCCGGCCGCGGAGGGCGCGCCCCGGAATCCCACGCGTCAGCCGAGTAGTCCACACGGACCAGTTCCTCGGTCTCGTCGTGCTCCAGCAGCACCGCGACAAAGCGGTCCCCGGGACCCAGCGCCGACCCGGTGGCCGCGCACACACCCGTATTCGAGCCGATTTGGAAGTTGCCCCTGACCATCCGTGTCATGCGCACAGTGTAGCGGCGGGCAACCCGGGCATGCTCAGCATGACACCTCGAAACGGCGCTGCGACGTGCCACCGGCACCCACCCCGAACCGCACCTGCCTGGCGCACTTCGGGCAACGCCCCGTGTAGGCGGTGCCGGCGGCGTTCCTGTAGGCCCTCGCGTAGTGGTTCGAACAGCGGAACCATAATGACAGCCACGGCCTCGAACGGTCTGCCGAGGCCTCCGCTGGTTCGCGCGGAGTCGGGGATGACGTCAGTTCAACGCGGTCTTCCGGTTGCGGCACGTCGTCCATATCGGCTGACGGCCCGCTGGGCCTTCGAGCCGGTTCAAACTCCGAAAAGTGCCCCTGGCGGCGTGCCAGGCCGGTCTCACCCCGATTGCTGGGGGCCGGTCCAGGTGTTTATCATGTCCGGATTGCTCGTGCCTGCGCACTGGGAGCGCCGATGTGATTCTGCTCGACGGCCGATTCGATGCCCAACACCCTCACCATCCTGCCGGACCCGCCCCCTCCTCCTACGCCGATCGGCCTGATCGCCGGCGGCGGCCGGCTCCCGATCATCATCGCCGAGGGACTCCGCCGCGCCGGTCATCCCATCCACGCTCTTGGACTGGCGAACCAGTTCGATGAGGCCCTCCCCCGCCTGTGCGAGACGTTCCGCGAAGTCGGCGTCCTGCGGGTCGGCAGCTGGGGCCGCCTCCTGCGTCGCCGCGGAGTGGGCCACGCGATCATGGTCGGGCGGGTCGACAAGGCCCGGTTCATGTACAGCCCGGGCACCATTCTGCGGAACATCCCGGACTGGCGCACCATCATGGCGTGGTACCGCCATCTGCGGCACGATCGGCGCTCGCATGCCGTCCTCCAGGCGATTGCGGATGAGCTCGGCAGATCGGGGGTCCACTTGATCGACTCGACCGCTCCCATTCCAGACTCGCTCGCCGAGGCCGGCGTCCTGACCCGCTGCCAGCCGACGGCCCAGCAACGGGCCGATGTCGCGTTCGCCTGGCCGCTGCTCATCCAGACCCTCCGGCTTGATATCGGGCAGTCCATCGCCGTTCGGGACCGCGACGTGATCGCCGTTGAGGCCGCCGAGGGTACGGATCGCATGATGGAACGGACCGGCCAGCTCTGCCGTCTGGGCGGCTGGACGCTCTGCAAGGGCGCCCGCGCCGGCCACGACCGCCGCAGCGATGTTCCCACCGTCGGGGTGCAGACGATCGAAAACCTGTACCGCTACGGCGGCCGGTGCCTGGCCCTTGCCGCCGGCGATGTCATCATGATCGACAAGCCCGACATGCTCGACCTTGCCGATCGCCTCGGTATTTCCGTCATCGGCGTCCCTCCCGCCCAGGCCTGACGCGGTGGCTGCCTCCAGGCAGGACGAGTTCCAACATGACGGCCGATCCAGCCCACACCTACGTTGGCCGAGGCGGGTTGAAGTTGCGATTTGCGCTCGACCGTTTCGGCGTGGACGTCTCCGGATGGACCTGTGCCGACTTTGGCTGCAACGTGGGGGGGTTTACGGATTGCCTCCTGCAAGCCGGCGCCGCGAGCGTCGTGGCGGTTGATACCGGCTACGGCACCCTGGCCTGGCGGCTGCGGAACGATCCCCGGGTCCGGGTCATGGAGCGGGCAAACGCCCTCCACGCCGCGCCCCCTCCCGGGCCAGGATTGGACCTCGTCGTCATCGACATGGGCTGGACGCCCCAGCGACTGTGCATCCCCGCCGCGCTGAGGTGGATCGGCGCGAGTGGAAGCATCATCTCCCTTCTCAAGCCCCACTATGAAATAACAAAGAGCAACCGCAGCGCCCCGGGAGGCCGCGGCGGGGTGCTCGATGAATCCGCCGCAAGGGATGTCGTCGACCGGGTGGTGACCGAGATGCCTTCTTTGGGCGCGTGCGTCCAAGCGCTGGCCCGGTCCCCTGTGCAGGGGGGGAAGGGTGGCAACACTGAATGGCTCGCGTGGCTGCGCCCCGCCGGATCTGCCTAGATCGATGCGCAATGGCGCAGATGGTGCGCGGATCCGTGAAGGGGGATCACCAGCCCGCCCGATAAGCAGACCCATGCCCGCTGCGGCCGGA comes from the Phycisphaeraceae bacterium genome and includes:
- a CDS encoding FkbM family methyltransferase, which codes for MTTPQQPVPPDSAFVMPLLLVIGSVLLLILVVLLLRMSRLGARLRRFDARVKRAEGDLLRTRRSIGALRVAQSLAAAGRAPALPFRFASQYGEDLFLYDLFEGKTDGLYIEVGAYDGYTCSVTYAFEAMGWSGVLIEAIPERYKACLERRPGSQVAHAALGRRGSTGNTTFTVVGDAGDPGSEMLSFLSKSPAHARLLKRSKAPRREVTVPLSTMDEVLAAAERAAPPGRPSIAGRPIDFAVVDVEGAEIEVFEGFDLEARRVRVLVVEDMEPRNAASPSAYLSRRHYTIAARVGVSSVFIRSDEPDLIRRARMLTQPAD
- a CDS encoding MFS transporter, giving the protein MLRHRTFRVVWIGAMGSSIGSWMESTGVRWIVGLSGSALTLSLLAAAQMVPMLLLGLAGGVVADRVNRKTLLIVTQAIMMVIAAGMALASYLFAGLPTRQKDLTNVLLILSLAQGTTMAFNVPAWQVLTPRLVPREELSSAIALNGLQFNLARVIGPALGGWFLAGLNISGTILWSSSHGATVLFLINTASFIGVLWAVWLTPDAPAPQRDGVSAAGQTAEAVSWMFRNRGPRAVFLAIVIFAALGGPMLTMLPLFITGVYHKLSDTYGTLLAMMGAGAVAGVFVLRIVPGWYPRHHSIPASVLGAGAAITLFAGTESFVMGGLWLFFIGLFWLLVFNQAFSAIQLLVDDRMRGRAMAVCNTAAFGATPLGALIAGGISELASGSPDDGPGVQVAIGAMGITLGLAGLAMLIWRTPEIDGLRPGEPGHAPRRSLLHGFTASAHRPRAENAPPPVNPPAA
- the obgE gene encoding GTPase ObgE — protein: MFVDQARIRVKAGDGGNGVVSWRREKYVPKGGPTGGDGGRGGDVVFVADENINTLLDFRGRPEWVAQPGEPGRGKQQHGADGTDCIIRVPPGTIIYDDDTGEVIVDLGPSQREVIARGGKGGFGNEHFKTSTNQAPKSASPGQPGEQRAVRLELKLIADVGIIGMPNAGKSTLLSVLTDATPKIADYPFTTLAPQLGIASVDESRRLVLADIPGLIAGASDGAGLGHDFLRHIERTRVLLHLLDLSPLDGSNPAQNYSVVRAELTRYSPQLAEKPELVVLSKADLVDSDEASRKVKTICAEIGLVPERDVLVISSAQRAGLKPLLQRLWAMVHPKSSQQTDGWKPSAINQP
- a CDS encoding GyrI-like domain-containing protein, whose amino-acid sequence is MREPDLQARLKELYLPRPNEFVQVDVPDMRFIMIDGHGAADRSPLEHAAKWLFAAIHPLKRVARERMGKSFVQPPLECLWWADDPTDFVSGNREKMNWRMMIVYEPDWLTVPMFEDAVSAAQARLGESPAGLRLEVYREGLSVQTMHVGPPEAEVPTINRLHREYLPAHDLVPDGHHHEIYLTDPSRVAPENQRTVLRQPVKRCTTAG
- a CDS encoding RDD family protein, yielding MRLHLAAFILILTSALAAAVAFGAGDGTGPVAGHGWVVLDTGPAPEKKGTGLGLALSAPEPRYVLIHLAPREGEHRVPRGSVRIAGWLDEPPIATASWGRRVYVITEPPVDARIPPVLAVSTIEAARGTGSTWYNTPEGRYESLPPLTGEITVKGLVGTLAGPAALVIGSGEDPGLRLLIDGGDRWEEVPLPWHESAAFPELPPEPPGPRDAAVLLPSLQGVGLLVVPADRSEPRDLWTAQLRPSTPSGDSPAGPLVAWTKQQINLPLEPSQLHDCRFLVVDDTPVMARWTDAGDVSLSLLRPAGPVQRAVVKGVPRSASIVALPSTDSVAILWCQERPEGDPHRGARFEIREVSLASGRLLFEGPAVQATVLSKRELGLLAVMMVGVTAAVIVSLLRPRGVLSPSLPARCAVAPPMRRLVATAIDVSLAAIIAGRIHDVNVLEIIGPSAILSPIDDIWPLLTTLGIAGALGTIGEWAVGGSIGKLATGCRVANLRPPTTPATHALPASGRPPSGLFRPTIWQAAVRNFVKWSAPPLCVFALSDPMGRHIADLAAGTSVVVNGSVDREARSE
- the lpxI gene encoding UDP-2,3-diacylglucosamine diphosphatase LpxI (LpxI, functionally equivalent to LpxH, replaces it in LPS biosynthesis in a minority of bacteria.) is translated as MPNTLTILPDPPPPPTPIGLIAGGGRLPIIIAEGLRRAGHPIHALGLANQFDEALPRLCETFREVGVLRVGSWGRLLRRRGVGHAIMVGRVDKARFMYSPGTILRNIPDWRTIMAWYRHLRHDRRSHAVLQAIADELGRSGVHLIDSTAPIPDSLAEAGVLTRCQPTAQQRADVAFAWPLLIQTLRLDIGQSIAVRDRDVIAVEAAEGTDRMMERTGQLCRLGGWTLCKGARAGHDRRSDVPTVGVQTIENLYRYGGRCLALAAGDVIMIDKPDMLDLADRLGISVIGVPPAQA